A portion of the Avibacterium sp. 20-132 genome contains these proteins:
- a CDS encoding ATP-binding protein: MRNIKHFAQRYVDWVIRLGRVRFSLLGVLVLAVLALCTQMLLSLFVVGTVYWADVVRSVVFGLISAPFVIYFFTLLVEKLEKSRLELAKLVENLRREVSERMVAEKKLSIALNDLEQNSRNKTALMTTISHELRTPLNGIIGLSRILLDGNLTAEQQNYLKTINMSAVSLGHIFSDIIDLEKIDAHKIELNRKETDFYAFLNDIANFATLMAEQNHLKFELDYESDLPQWLMLDNARLSQILWNLINNAVKFTQKGVIKLKVTRIAEQQFAFAISDTGIGIAESELANIFAMYYRVQSNQYQHAGSGIGLAVSKTIANLMGGDLSVQSAVGKGSIFTLTIQAKPVSKPLDYQQYLPSQLRILLIEDIEVNVIVAKSVLEKLGYEVDVAMTGQQAIEKFEQNSYDLLLIDIQLPDMSGFEIAQYLRQQYENDHYEYLPPLIALTANVMHDKQEYLQQGMDDILRKPLSLEALTQCLYQFFNQDISPIPETTKQYDIAQDEILDLATLQELVALLGVKTVKNNTALFQQMMPDYVKELFSAYEMYKLQPEYQKEVANIAHKIKGAAGAVGLKRIQQIAEQAQHSENPDWESEITNYLEQLSQNWQKDLDKLIFWLDSLDH, encoded by the coding sequence ATGAGAAATATCAAACATTTCGCACAACGCTATGTGGATTGGGTGATCCGTCTTGGGCGCGTGCGGTTTTCCCTGCTTGGTGTGCTGGTGCTAGCTGTACTGGCACTCTGTACACAAATGCTATTAAGCCTTTTTGTTGTAGGAACGGTTTATTGGGCAGATGTCGTGCGTTCTGTGGTATTTGGCTTGATTTCTGCCCCTTTTGTGATCTATTTCTTCACGCTGTTAGTGGAAAAGCTGGAAAAATCTCGCCTTGAATTAGCCAAATTAGTGGAAAATTTACGCCGTGAAGTCTCGGAAAGAATGGTAGCAGAAAAGAAACTATCCATTGCGCTTAATGATCTTGAACAAAATAGCCGAAATAAAACCGCATTAATGACAACCATTAGCCACGAATTACGCACCCCACTAAATGGCATTATTGGGTTGAGCCGTATTTTATTAGACGGTAATTTAACCGCCGAGCAGCAAAATTATCTCAAAACAATCAATATGAGTGCGGTGTCTTTAGGGCATATTTTTAGCGATATTATCGATCTGGAAAAAATTGATGCGCATAAAATAGAATTGAACCGCAAAGAAACGGATTTTTATGCCTTTCTTAATGATATTGCCAATTTCGCCACCTTAATGGCGGAGCAAAATCACCTAAAATTTGAATTAGACTATGAATCTGATTTACCGCAATGGCTGATGTTAGATAACGCAAGATTGAGTCAAATTTTATGGAATTTAATTAATAATGCGGTGAAGTTTACACAAAAAGGCGTGATCAAGCTCAAAGTTACACGAATTGCTGAACAACAATTTGCTTTCGCGATTTCTGATACAGGTATTGGCATTGCAGAAAGCGAATTAGCCAATATTTTTGCAATGTATTATCGTGTGCAATCCAACCAATATCAGCACGCGGGCAGTGGCATTGGTCTAGCCGTTTCCAAAACCATTGCCAATTTAATGGGGGGCGATCTCAGCGTGCAAAGTGCGGTGGGAAAAGGCTCAATTTTTACCTTAACTATCCAAGCTAAACCTGTCAGTAAACCGTTAGACTATCAGCAATATTTGCCAAGCCAACTGCGTATTTTGCTCATTGAAGATATTGAGGTCAATGTAATTGTCGCAAAATCTGTTTTGGAAAAATTAGGCTATGAGGTAGATGTCGCGATGACGGGGCAGCAAGCCATTGAAAAATTTGAACAAAATAGTTATGACTTGTTACTCATTGATATTCAACTGCCTGATATGTCGGGTTTTGAAATCGCTCAGTATTTACGTCAGCAATATGAAAATGATCATTATGAGTATTTACCGCCACTGATCGCCCTTACCGCCAACGTAATGCACGATAAACAAGAATATCTCCAACAAGGAATGGACGATATTTTACGCAAGCCCCTTTCTTTAGAGGCACTGACGCAATGTTTATATCAGTTTTTTAATCAGGATATTTCGCCTATCCCAGAAACCACGAAACAATACGATATTGCGCAAGATGAGATCTTAGATCTGGCTACATTACAGGAACTTGTCGCCTTATTAGGCGTAAAAACGGTAAAAAATAACACCGCACTTTTCCAACAAATGATGCCTGATTATGTGAAAGAGTTGTTCTCTGCTTATGAAATGTACAAACTTCAACCTGAATATCAAAAAGAAGTGGCAAATATTGCCCATAAAATAAAGGGGGCAGCAGGCGCCGTGGGGTTAAAACGTATCCAACAAATCGCCGAACAAGCCCAGCATAGCGAAAACCCTGATTGGGAAAGTGAGATCACCAATTATTTGGAACAACTATCGCAAAATTGGCAGAAAGATTTGGACAAACTTATTTTTTGGTTAGATTCTCTCGATCATTAA
- a CDS encoding type II toxin-antitoxin system HicA family toxin has translation MNSANLIKQIENDGWQLIAVKGSHHQFKHSIKKGRVTIPHPKKDLPLKTVHSILKQAGLK, from the coding sequence GTGAATAGTGCAAATTTAATCAAACAAATTGAGAATGATGGCTGGCAACTGATTGCGGTGAAAGGTAGTCATCATCAATTTAAGCATTCTATAAAAAAAGGGCGAGTAACAATTCCCCATCCGAAAAAAGATTTACCGCTCAAAACTGTTCATTCAATTTTAAAACAAGCTGGGTTGAAATAA
- a CDS encoding type II toxin-antitoxin system HicB family antitoxin encodes MLYPIGIEMGDENHAYGVIVPDVPGCFSAGDTLEEAFANAKEAITFHIEGMIEDGEDIPLPTDLQRHMKNKEYEAFTFTVVDVDLTHLMGKTEKINVTLPKRLINKIDRYVATHPEYKSRSGFLAQIATDKLLTA; translated from the coding sequence ATGTTATATCCAATTGGAATTGAAATGGGTGATGAAAATCACGCTTATGGTGTCATTGTTCCTGATGTGCCAGGCTGCTTTTCTGCGGGAGATACCTTAGAAGAAGCCTTTGCGAATGCAAAAGAAGCTATTACTTTTCATATCGAAGGAATGATCGAGGACGGCGAAGATATTCCGCTGCCAACAGATCTGCAAAGACATATGAAAAATAAAGAATACGAAGCCTTTACTTTCACTGTGGTGGATGTTGATCTTACCCATTTAATGGGAAAAACAGAGAAAATTAATGTGACTTTGCCAAAGCGTTTAATTAATAAAATTGATCGTTATGTGGCAACTCACCCAGAATATAAGAGCCGTAGTGGGTTTTTAGCTCAAATTGCTACAGATAAATTGCTAACTGCATAA
- a CDS encoding sucrose-specific PTS transporter subunit IIBC: MNFPNIAKQVIEKLGGKENISALAHCATRLRIVVKDEGKIDKEAIENIDGVKGQFSVSGQYQIIFGSGTVNKVHDEMATLLNIGDMTKNEVAKQASDNNQGLIMRLVKGLADIFVPIIPAIVAGGLLMGIHSMLTAQGFFWDVPQALRDSGQPITGYSVVDRFSNLSDLVDFINTIANAPFVFLPVLLGFSATRKFGGNPFLGAALGMLLVHPALADGWNYALTAAQGKITHWNVFGLEIEKVGYQGTVIPTLISAWVLATLEKTFRKFVPSYLDNLITPMFSLFIAGLLAFTVIGPIGREAGDLITIGLTWLYDKLGFIGGGIFGTFYAPIVITGMHQTFIAVETQLLSNMSLSGGTFIFPIAAMSNIAQGAACLGVAFALKDPKVRGLAVPSGISALLGITEPAMFGVNLRYRQAFLAAMIGSGLSSAFIAFFNVKAQALGAAGFLGIPSIKPDSLAMYSVGMVISFAVAFTLSVILVKRAQAKG; encoded by the coding sequence ATGAATTTTCCAAATATTGCCAAGCAAGTTATTGAGAAGTTGGGCGGTAAAGAGAATATCAGTGCGCTTGCCCATTGTGCAACTCGCTTACGTATTGTGGTCAAAGATGAAGGCAAAATTGATAAAGAAGCGATCGAAAATATTGATGGCGTAAAAGGTCAATTTTCTGTTTCAGGACAATATCAAATTATTTTTGGTTCGGGAACCGTAAATAAAGTACACGATGAAATGGCAACATTATTAAACATCGGGGATATGACGAAAAATGAGGTTGCAAAACAAGCTTCAGACAATAACCAAGGGCTAATTATGCGTTTGGTGAAAGGCTTAGCAGATATTTTTGTGCCAATTATCCCTGCCATTGTCGCGGGCGGTTTATTAATGGGGATCCACAGTATGCTTACTGCACAAGGATTCTTCTGGGATGTGCCACAAGCCCTGCGCGATTCTGGGCAGCCTATCACGGGGTATTCCGTTGTCGATCGCTTTAGTAATCTTTCCGATCTTGTTGATTTTATTAATACTATTGCCAATGCGCCTTTCGTCTTCTTGCCCGTGTTACTGGGCTTTTCGGCAACGCGCAAATTTGGTGGAAACCCGTTCTTAGGCGCCGCATTGGGGATGTTATTGGTTCACCCAGCACTGGCAGATGGTTGGAACTATGCCCTGACCGCCGCGCAAGGCAAAATCACGCACTGGAATGTATTTGGTTTAGAAATTGAAAAAGTCGGCTATCAAGGCACGGTAATTCCAACCTTAATTTCGGCGTGGGTTCTTGCTACCTTAGAGAAAACTTTCCGTAAATTTGTGCCGTCTTATCTAGATAATCTTATTACGCCAATGTTCTCGTTATTTATCGCGGGGTTATTAGCCTTTACCGTGATTGGCCCAATCGGACGTGAAGCGGGGGATTTAATCACCATTGGTTTAACTTGGTTATATGACAAACTTGGCTTTATCGGTGGTGGTATTTTCGGGACATTCTATGCACCAATCGTCATTACAGGTATGCATCAAACCTTTATTGCAGTAGAAACCCAGCTCCTTTCTAATATGTCATTATCAGGTGGTACTTTCATTTTCCCAATTGCTGCAATGTCAAATATCGCACAAGGGGCGGCTTGTTTAGGTGTAGCCTTTGCATTGAAAGATCCAAAAGTACGTGGTTTAGCCGTGCCTTCAGGGATTTCCGCCTTATTAGGCATCACCGAGCCAGCAATGTTTGGGGTAAACTTACGCTATCGTCAAGCCTTCTTAGCGGCAATGATTGGTTCGGGATTATCAAGTGCATTTATTGCGTTCTTCAATGTGAAAGCACAAGCGCTGGGCGCGGCAGGCTTCTTAGGTATTCCGTCGATTAAACCTGACAGCCTTGCAATGTATAGCGTGGGAATGGTTATTTCTTTCGCGGTGGCTTTCACGCTTTCTGTGATTTTAGTAAAACGTGCGCAAGCTAAAGGATAA
- a CDS encoding NUDIX hydrolase: MKTQIDKLAWLYIKDNHVLMARSKGKEKFYLPGGKREQGETDQQALLREIKEELGITLIESSLERIGEFSAQADGKNSDCIVTLLCYKADFIGDYRPESEIAELAWISYKDKEQCSLATQKVLEYLRQQGTLE, from the coding sequence ATGAAAACGCAAATTGATAAATTAGCTTGGTTATATATTAAAGACAATCACGTATTAATGGCGCGTTCCAAAGGAAAAGAAAAATTTTATCTACCCGGTGGGAAAAGAGAGCAAGGCGAAACGGATCAACAAGCGTTGTTGCGGGAAATTAAAGAAGAGTTGGGTATTACCTTAATTGAATCTAGTCTTGAAAGAATTGGTGAATTTTCAGCTCAAGCAGATGGCAAAAACAGTGATTGCATCGTAACACTCCTTTGCTATAAAGCCGATTTCATCGGCGATTATCGCCCTGAAAGTGAAATTGCTGAACTGGCTTGGATTAGCTACAAAGATAAAGAACAATGCTCTTTGGCCACACAAAAAGTATTGGAATATTTAAGACAGCAAGGTACGTTAGAATAA
- a CDS encoding MFS transporter, protein MLSFLKSQAGSPIPENDVLNTYNRKRWNALFGIFIGYAAYYIIRNNFILSTPYLKSELGFDKDMIGLISGTSLVIYGLSKGFMSVLADKANPKHFMILGLVLSALVNLMMGFSSAFWLFFLLVCLNGLFQGMGAGPAYVVLANWYPRKSRGFITSIFNSSHNVGGGLVAPITGGAMAWLGQEHWQTANFIVPVTVVLFIALIFYFFGAGKTYNEGLPPLHQILHNDQEELVVTKSDDQHLSSWQILKNYVLNDKNVWFVSFIDVFTYMIRFGVLTWLPLYLLETKGFSKKDMGIAFAIFEWSAIISTLFAGYLTDSFFKGRRMPLSIICLVGVGMAMFIYWGGETLGTVTLGAGIIGCLIYVPMFLSSLQTIELVPSFAAGSATGLRGFLSYVLGSFSGTALIGFVAKHYGWDYGFYLLIFAVVACIFCCYMTHRGVIALERKKLSAQ, encoded by the coding sequence ATGCTGAGTTTTTTAAAATCCCAAGCGGGTTCACCTATACCAGAGAATGACGTGTTAAACACTTATAATCGTAAACGTTGGAATGCATTATTTGGTATTTTTATTGGCTACGCAGCTTATTATATTATTCGTAATAATTTTATTTTATCGACTCCTTACTTGAAATCAGAATTAGGCTTTGACAAAGATATGATTGGACTAATTTCTGGTACATCTTTAGTTATCTATGGCTTAAGTAAAGGTTTTATGAGTGTATTAGCGGATAAAGCCAATCCAAAACATTTTATGATTTTAGGTTTAGTGCTTTCTGCATTAGTTAATTTGATGATGGGATTTAGCTCTGCATTCTGGTTGTTTTTTCTATTAGTCTGCTTAAATGGCTTATTCCAAGGAATGGGGGCAGGACCTGCTTATGTCGTGCTAGCAAATTGGTATCCACGTAAGTCAAGAGGATTTATTACTTCTATTTTTAATAGCTCACATAATGTAGGCGGAGGATTAGTTGCGCCTATTACAGGCGGAGCAATGGCTTGGCTGGGGCAAGAACATTGGCAAACAGCTAATTTTATTGTGCCAGTTACAGTCGTATTATTCATTGCATTAATTTTTTATTTTTTTGGTGCAGGTAAAACCTACAATGAAGGATTGCCTCCATTACACCAAATTTTACATAACGATCAAGAAGAATTAGTTGTTACAAAATCAGACGATCAGCATTTATCGTCATGGCAAATTCTTAAAAATTATGTGTTAAATGATAAAAATGTTTGGTTTGTCTCTTTTATTGATGTATTTACTTATATGATTCGGTTTGGTGTACTAACGTGGCTACCACTTTATTTATTGGAAACTAAAGGATTTAGCAAAAAAGATATGGGAATTGCTTTTGCGATTTTTGAATGGTCTGCGATTATTTCTACTTTATTTGCTGGTTATTTGACCGATTCGTTTTTTAAGGGAAGACGTATGCCATTATCTATTATCTGCCTCGTTGGTGTTGGTATGGCTATGTTTATCTACTGGGGAGGAGAAACTTTAGGTACGGTAACATTAGGGGCTGGAATTATTGGCTGCTTAATCTATGTGCCAATGTTCCTTAGTTCTTTACAAACGATTGAATTAGTGCCGAGTTTTGCAGCAGGTTCAGCTACAGGCTTAAGAGGATTTTTAAGCTATGTGTTAGGCAGCTTTAGTGGTACAGCATTGATCGGATTTGTAGCAAAACATTATGGATGGGATTATGGGTTCTATCTTCTAATATTTGCTGTTGTCGCTTGTATTTTTTGTTGTTATATGACTCATCGAGGAGTAATTGCATTAGAACGTAAGAAATTATCTGCACAATAA
- the ffh gene encoding signal recognition particle protein produces MFENLSDRLSKTLRNITGKGRLTEDNIKDTLREVRMALLEADVALPVVREFINKVKERAIGEEVNRSLTPGQEFLKIVQSELEKAMGEANESLNLATQPPAVILMAGLQGAGKTTSVGKLAKFLRERQKKKVMVVSADVYRPAAIKQLETLAQAVGVDFFPSNSQQNPVEIVQAALADAKLKFYDVLIVDTAGRLHVDSEMMEEIQKIHTALNPVETLFTVDAMTGQDAANTAKAFNEALPLTGVILTKVDGDARGGAALSIRQITGKPIKFLGVGEKTEALEPFHPDRVASRILGMGDVLSLIEDLQRSVDQEKAEKMAKKFQKGDDFTLEDFRDQLIEMKKMGGMMTMLEKLPGAKNLPDHIKNQVDDKMFIKMEAIINSMTLKERAKPEIIKGSRRRRIALGSGTQVQDVNKLLKQFDEMQRMMKKMRKGGMAKMMRGMKGMMGGMGGLGGLGNMFKR; encoded by the coding sequence ATGTTTGAAAACCTTTCTGATCGTCTCTCGAAAACCCTGCGTAACATTACGGGGAAAGGACGTTTAACCGAAGATAATATTAAAGATACCCTGCGTGAAGTGCGTATGGCATTGCTTGAAGCAGATGTTGCTTTACCCGTCGTGCGTGAATTTATTAATAAAGTCAAAGAACGTGCTATCGGTGAAGAAGTCAATCGTAGCTTAACGCCGGGACAAGAATTTCTCAAAATTGTGCAATCTGAGCTTGAAAAAGCAATGGGTGAAGCCAATGAGAGCCTCAACCTTGCGACTCAACCGCCTGCGGTGATTTTAATGGCAGGTTTGCAAGGGGCGGGGAAAACCACGAGCGTAGGTAAGCTCGCTAAATTCTTACGTGAACGTCAGAAGAAAAAAGTGATGGTGGTCTCGGCGGACGTCTATCGCCCAGCCGCGATCAAACAACTTGAAACCCTTGCGCAAGCCGTTGGGGTAGATTTCTTCCCGTCTAATAGCCAACAAAACCCCGTAGAAATTGTGCAAGCCGCCCTTGCTGATGCTAAACTCAAATTCTACGATGTGTTGATTGTGGATACCGCGGGTCGTTTGCACGTTGATAGTGAAATGATGGAAGAAATCCAAAAAATTCACACCGCACTTAACCCAGTGGAAACCCTTTTCACCGTCGACGCAATGACCGGACAAGATGCCGCAAATACTGCAAAAGCCTTTAATGAAGCGCTACCGCTTACAGGGGTTATTCTTACCAAAGTAGACGGCGATGCTCGTGGCGGTGCGGCCCTTTCTATTCGCCAAATCACTGGCAAACCAATTAAATTCTTAGGGGTTGGGGAAAAAACAGAAGCCCTCGAACCATTCCACCCTGATCGTGTTGCTTCACGCATTTTAGGAATGGGGGACGTACTTTCGCTAATTGAAGATCTACAACGCTCAGTGGATCAAGAAAAAGCGGAAAAAATGGCAAAAAAATTCCAAAAAGGCGATGATTTCACATTGGAAGATTTCCGTGATCAGCTTATTGAAATGAAAAAAATGGGCGGAATGATGACAATGCTGGAAAAATTACCGGGTGCGAAAAACCTGCCTGATCACATCAAAAATCAAGTTGATGACAAAATGTTTATTAAAATGGAAGCCATCATCAATTCAATGACCTTAAAAGAGCGAGCTAAACCTGAAATCATCAAAGGTTCACGCCGCCGCCGTATCGCCTTAGGCTCTGGCACACAAGTGCAAGACGTGAATAAATTACTGAAACAATTTGATGAAATGCAACGTATGATGAAAAAAATGCGTAAAGGTGGAATGGCAAAAATGATGCGTGGAATGAAAGGAATGATGGGCGGAATGGGCGGTTTAGGCGGCCTTGGCAATATGTTCAAACGCTAA
- a CDS encoding cytochrome C assembly family protein, whose translation MWFAIFSIFLYIISILFITPMLLKAHSGEQTKKPNKTLFFCTALLAVVAHCISLVPLFSHLANAQQFTLMDISSLLSVIVAALATFALGFRVNTLWFLLPIVYCLAIINLILQTFLPIALVQHLIHNVGLFLHIGLALLAYAVCFIATLYAVQLWWIDRNLKSKKLALSPIIPPLMTVERHFFRLMLSGEFLLTLTLISGAVYLPDFFGMQNVQKAIFSFLAWVVLAIALIGHWKWHWRGKKVIIYSISGMILLSIAYFGSRVAFGLGL comes from the coding sequence ATGTGGTTTGCCATATTTTCGATTTTTTTATACATAATCAGTATTTTGTTCATTACCCCAATGTTATTAAAAGCACACTCGGGAGAACAAACGAAAAAACCGAATAAAACATTGTTTTTTTGCACCGCACTTTTGGCAGTTGTGGCACATTGCATTAGTCTTGTCCCCCTGTTTTCTCATTTAGCGAATGCCCAACAATTTACCCTGATGGATATTAGTTCTCTGCTAAGTGTAATTGTGGCTGCTTTGGCAACCTTTGCGCTTGGTTTTCGAGTGAATACCCTGTGGTTCTTATTACCTATTGTGTATTGTTTGGCGATAATTAATTTGATTTTACAGACATTTTTACCTATCGCACTTGTGCAACATTTAATCCATAATGTGGGCTTATTTTTACATATCGGTTTGGCCTTATTGGCTTATGCGGTATGTTTTATTGCGACCTTATATGCCGTTCAATTGTGGTGGATTGATAGGAACTTAAAAAGTAAAAAATTAGCATTATCGCCTATTATTCCGCCATTAATGACGGTAGAGCGGCATTTTTTCCGTTTGATGTTAAGTGGTGAGTTCTTACTGACTTTAACATTAATCTCTGGCGCGGTGTATTTACCCGACTTTTTTGGTATGCAAAATGTACAAAAAGCGATTTTTTCTTTTTTAGCGTGGGTTGTGTTAGCCATTGCTTTAATTGGGCATTGGAAATGGCACTGGCGTGGAAAAAAGGTGATTATTTATAGTATTTCGGGTATGATTTTGCTCTCAATTGCTTATTTTGGCAGTCGTGTTGCGTTTGGGCTAGGGCTTTAA